In Mercurialis annua linkage group LG5, ddMerAnnu1.2, whole genome shotgun sequence, a single genomic region encodes these proteins:
- the LOC126682219 gene encoding pentatricopeptide repeat-containing protein At2g15820, chloroplastic, protein MLIGATTCRAQELSLPTLTLSLLHNFNTNSMRTSLFSFSSLSLLRSLTLSVPHHHQQCLHRRLLLCSLHKSRHPHQRISSLRSLNSLRTSAEQLACNEEKWDFSGYNENENDVFKFDGDPGGSGASGDLKHSELGLEVMELEELPEQWRRARLAWLCKQLPAHKVGTLVKILNAQKKWMRQDDATYVAVHCMRIRENETGFRVYKWMMQQHWYRFDFALATKLSDYLGKERKFAKCREIFDDIINQGRVPSESTFHILIVAYLSAPVQGCLEEACAIYNRMIQLGGYQPRLSLHNSLFRALVSKPGGFAKQYLKQAEFIYHNLVTSGLEIQKDIYGGLIWLHSYQDTIDKERITSIRKEMKQAGMVEAREVLVSILRACSKEGDVEEAEKTWLKLLKTDGGLPTQAFVYRMEVFAKVGEYLKSLAIFREMQECLGSASVAAYHKIIEVLCRAREVELAESVLKEFIRSGMKPLMPSFNDIMNMYLNLNMHEKLESAFSACINNSRPNRDIYNIYLDSLIKVGKLEKAQDAFNNMLSDEAIGVNTRSCNLILSGYLSSGYHMEAEKIYDLMCQKKYDIEPSLMEKLDYVLSLSRKVVKKPLSVKLSKDQREILVGLLLGGLRIDSDEYEKKHMIRFDFNENSSTHSILRRHLYDKYHEWLHPSCKLADESNDVSYRFSTISHSYFGFYADQFWPKGKPMIPKLIHRWLSPQVLAYWYMYGGHRTSSGDILLKLIGNREGVEKVVKTLKAKSLNFRVKRKGRVFWIGFLGNDSVWFWKLVEPYILDDLKSYLKAGDRTLDDNAEESRNINFDSASESEYSDDVHS, encoded by the exons ATGCTTATTGGCGCCACCACTTGCAGAGCCCAGGAACTCTCTTTACCGACGTTAACTCTCTCACTTCTCCATAACTTCAACACCAATTCTATGCGCACTTCACTTTTTTCATTCTCTTCTCTGTCTCTTCTCCGTTCTCTCACCCTCTCAGTACCCCACCACCACCAACAGTGCCTCCACCGCCGTCTGCTTCTCTGCTCCCTACACAAATCCCGACATCCCCATCAAAGAATCTCCTCACTTCGTTCACTAAACTCTCTGCGTACTTCTGCCGAACAGTTGGCGTGCAATGAAGAGAAATGGGATTTTTCTGGCTACAACGAGaatgaaaatgatgtttttaaGTTCGACGGCGACCCGGGGGGTTCGGGGGCAAGTGGGGATTTGAAGCACTCGGAGTTGGGTCTGGAAGTGATGGAATTGGAGGAGTTGCCGGAGCAGTGGAGGCGGGCGAGATTGGCTTGGCTTTGTAAGCAACTGCCTGCGCATAAAGTTGGGACCTTGGTTAAAATACTTAATGCTCAGAAGAAGTGGATGAGACAAGATGATGCTACTTATGTTGCTGTTCATTGTATGCGTATTCGCGAAAATGAGACTGGCTTTAGG GTGTATAAATGGATGATGCAGCAGCACTGGTATCGGTTTGATTTTGCTTTGGCTACAAAATTATCAGATTACTTGGGCAAAGAACGGAAGTTCGCAAAGTGCAGGGAGATATTTGATGATATCATCAATCAGGGACGTGTGCCTAGTGAGTCtacttttcatattttgattGTTGCATATCTTAGTGCTCCAGTTCAAGGCTGTTTGGAGGAAGCATGTGCCATTTATAATCGTATGATTCAGCTGGGAGGTTACCAGCCACGACTTAGTTTACACAATTCTCTCTTTAGAGCTCTTGTAAGTAAACCAGGAGGATTTGCAAAGCAGTATCTAAAGCAAGCTGAATTCATATATCATAATTTGGTGACTTCTGGACTTGAGATACAGAAGGATATTTATGGTGGTCTAATTTGGCTCCATAGTTATCAGGACACAATTGATAAAGAAAGAATCACATCAATACGTAAAGAAATGAAACAAGCTGGAATGGTGGAAGCTAGGGAAGTTCTTGTGTCGATTTTGAGAGCTTGCTCGAAGGAAGGTGATGTGGAGGAAGCAGAAAAAACATGGCTCAAACtcctcaaaacagatggtggtCTCCCCACGCAAGCCTTTGTGTATAGAATGGAAGTCTTTGCAAAAGTCGGGGAATATTTGAAGTCTTTAGCGATATTTAGGGAAATGCAGGAATGTTTGGGTTCTGCTAGTGTAGCAgcatatcataaaattatagaGGTATTATGCCGAGCTCGAGAAGTTGAATTGGCGGAGTCGGTATTAAAAGAGTTTATTAGAAGTGGTATGAAGCCCCTCATGCCATCTTTTAACGATATAATGAATATGTACCTTAATTTGAATATGCATGAAAAATTGGAGTCGGCCTTTTCAGCATGCATAAACAACTCTCGACCAAACCGggacatatataatatatacttGGATTCATTGATAAAAGTTGGTAAGCTTGAAAAAGCACAAGATGCCTTCAACAATATGTTAAGTGATGAGGCTATTGGAGTGAACACGAGATCTTGCAATCTCATTCTCAGTGGGTACCTCTCATCTGGATACCATATGGAAGCAGAGAAGATATATGATTTGATGTGCCAGAAGAAATATGATATTGAGCCCTCATTGATGGAAAAACTTGATTATGTATTAAGTTTGAGCAGGAAAGTTGTTAAGAAGCCTTTAAGCGTCAAGCTAAGCAAAGATCAAAGAGAAATTTTAGTGGGGTTGCTGTTAGGTGGTCTGCGAATAGATTCAGATGAATACGAGAAGAAACACATGATTCGATTCGACTTCAACGAGAATTCTAGCACACATTCTATTTTGAGGAGACATTTATATGATAAGTACCATGAGTGGTTACATCCCTCTTGTAAGCTTGCCGATGAAAGTAATGATGTATCCTACAGATTTTCTACCATATCGCATTCTTACTTTGGCTTCTATGCAGACCAGTTTTGGCCGAAAGGTAAGCCTATGATACCCAAGCTAATTCATCGGTGGTTGTCACCACAGGTTCTTGCGTACTGGTATATGTATGGAGGTCACAGAACATCTTCAGGGGATATTTTGTTGAAGCTAATAGGAAACAGAGAGGGTGTTGAAAAGGTTGTCAAAACATTGAAAGCAAAATCTCTGAATTTCAGAGTGAAGAGAAAGGGAAGAGTTTTTTGGATAGGCTTTCTGGGAAACGATTCTGTATGGTTCTGGAAACTGGTCGAGCCTTACATTTTGGATGACTTGAAAAGTTATCTAAAAGCGGGTGATCGGACATTGGATGATAATGCTGAAGAATCtcgaaatataaattttgacaGTGCCTCCGAGTCAGAATACAGTGATGATGTACATTCGTAG
- the LOC126681121 gene encoding uncharacterized protein LOC126681121 isoform X2: protein MVSDSELVTRLREILQNTDLNTATSGSVRRKLQEDFGVDLSDKKAFIREQIDSYLETLDNDNTSKNTNEEEGENIAEAGEMQNGNGNDAVKANEEEEESEGQERSKKSEKEVKKRGGGGFAKPCSLSPQLQKVVGVSELARTQVVQKLWAYIRENNLQDPTDKRNIKCDKVLKDLFRVNTINMFKMNKVLSKHIWPLTPEAENEKLKAKDEDDRDSGSGGSNDHGKEEEEQDEVEEEKEAKEEDGDEEEEEEAAEIEDKQRRKKERSKKKEKEVKKRGGGGFAKLCSLSPKLQKLFGVSELARTEVVKRLWAYIRENNLQDPENRRNIKCDKALKDLFSVNSINMFQMNKVLSKHIWPLTPEAELTDAVNEQAEIEKLKAKDEDDEDGQDEEEEESNDPGKDEDGQDEEEEEKEEEKQKEEEEEDGDEEEEAAEKEDKKSSKKARSRKREKEVKKRVGGGFAKLCSLSPQLQKITGVPELARNEVVRKLWAYIRENSLQDPTNKRNIKCNEALRDLFGVNSINMFQMNKVLSGHIWPLTPESENEKLKAKDGKDKDSGSAGSNDLEKEEGGQDEHEEKKEEEEEDGDEEEEEEEKQVMKRSKKERVTKVDKDVKKRGAGFSKLRCSDTDETKQKEKRQKKGTSSLHAPLPLSDALIKFIGTGENELSCDDVVKRMSEYIEENDLQDPSDKWRIVSDDKLKELFEVDSFHSFSVSKLLTSHFIKLKE from the exons ATGGTGTCGGATTCCGAACTCGTGACCCGACTCCGCGAGATTCTCCAGAACACTGACCTCAACACGGCCACCTCCGGCAGTGTACGCCGGAAGCTGCAGGAAGATTTCGGCGTTGATTTATCGGATAAGAAAGCGTTTATTAGAGAACAAATTGATAGTTATCTCGAAACCCTAGACAATGACAATACTTCTAAAAATACTAATGAAGAAGAAGGTGAGAATATAGCAGAAGCCGGTGAAATGCAAAATGGAAACGGAAACGACGCCGTCAAAgcaaatgaagaagaagaagagagtgAGGGGCAAGAAAG GTCGAAAAAGAGCGAAAAAGAAGTAAAGAAAAGAGGAGGTGGTGGATTTGCAAAGCCATGTAGCCTCTCTCCGCAACTTCAAAAGGTTGTTGGTGTCTCCGAATTAGCTAGAACTCAG GTTGTGCAAAAACTTTGGGCCTATATCCGGGAGAATAATCTGCAGGACCCCACGGATAAGCGAAACATCAAATGTGACAAAGTATTGAAGGATCTTTTTCGCGTAAATACCATTAATATGTTCAAAATGAATAAAGTCCTCTCCAAGCATATTTGGCCGTTGACCCCAGAAGCCG AAAATGAGAAGCTGAAGGCAAAAGATGAAGATGATAGAGATTCTGGATCAGGGGGATCTAATGATCATGGAAAAGAAGAGGAAGAGCAAGATGAAGTGGAAGAGGAAAAAGAAGCGAAAGAGGAAGACGGAgatgaagaagaggaagaggaagcaGCAGAAATAGAGGATAAgcaaagaagaaagaaagaaag gtcaaaaaagaaagaaaaggaagtgAAGAAAAGAGGAGGTGGTGGATTTGCAAAGCTATGTAGCCTCTCTCCGAAGCTTCAAAAGCTTTTTGGTGTCTCTGAATTAGCTAGAACTGAG GTTGTGAAAAGACTTTGGGCCTATATCCGGGAGAACAATTTGCAGGACCCTGAGAATAGGCGAAACATCAAATGTGACAAAGCATTGAAGGATCTTTTTAGTGTAAATTCCATTAATATGTTCCAAATGAATAAAGTCCTCTCCAAGCATATTTGGCCGTTAACCCCAGAAGCTG AATTGACTGATGCCGTTAATGAGCAAGCAGAAATTGAGAAGCTGAAGGCaaaagatgaagatgatgagGATGGGCAAgatgaagaggaagaggaaTCTAATGACCCGGGAAAAGATGAGGATGGGCAAgatgaagaggaagaggaaaaagaagaggaaaagcaaaaagaagaggaagaggaagatGGAGATGAAGAAGAGGAAGCGGCAGAAAAAGAGGATAAGAAAAGTAGCAAGAAAGCTAG ATcaagaaagagagaaaaagaagtgAAGAAAAGAGTAGGAGGTGGATTTGCAAAGCTATGTAGCCTCTCTCCGCAGCTTCAAAAGATTACGGGTGTCCCTGAATTAGCTAGAAATGAG GTTGTGAGAAAACTTTGGGCCTATATCCGGGAGAACAGTTTGCAGGACCCCACGAATAAGCGGAACATCAAATGTAATGAAGCATTGCGAGATCTTTTTGGTGTAAATTCCATTAATATGTTCCAAATGAATAAAGTCCTCTCCGGGCATATTTGGCCGTTAACCCCAGAATCCG AAAATGAGAAGCTGAAAGCAAAAGATGGAAAGGATAAAGATTCTGGATCAGCAGGATCTAATGACCTGGAAAAGGAAGAGGGAGGGCAGGATGAACATgaagagaaaaaagaagaggaagaggaagacggagatgaagaagaggaagaggaagaaaAGCAGGTTATGAAAAGAAGCAAGAAAGAAAG GGTTACTAAGGTGGACAAAGATGTTAAGAAAAGAGGCGCTGGCTTCTCTAAATTGCGCTGTTCAGATACAGATGAGACAAAGCAGAAGGAAAAACGGCAGAAGAAAGGAACTTCTAGTCTTCATGCTCCCCTTCCACTCTCAGATGctcttataaaatttataggCACTGGTGAAAATGAATTATCCTGTGATGATGTTGTGAAGAGAATGTCGGAATATATAGAAGAAAATGATCTGCAG GATCCATCTGACAAGTGGAGAATTGTATCTGATGATAAGCTAAAAGAGCTATTTGAGGTGGACTCATTCCATAGCTTTTCAGTCTCAAAGCTACTCACGTCTCACTTCATCAAGCTGAAAGAATGA
- the LOC126681121 gene encoding uncharacterized protein LOC126681121 isoform X1, with protein sequence MVSDSELVTRLREILQNTDLNTATSGSVRRKLQEDFGVDLSDKKAFIREQIDSYLETLDNDNTSKNTNEEEGENIAEAGEMQNGNGNDAVKANEEEEESEGQERSKKSEKEVKKRGGGGFAKPCSLSPQLQKVVGVSELARTQVVQKLWAYIRENNLQDPTDKRNIKCDKVLKDLFRVNTINMFKMNKVLSKHIWPLTPEAENEKLKAKDEDDRDSGSGGSNDHGKEEEEQDEVEEEKEAKEEDGDEEEEEEAAEIEDKQRRKKERSKKKEKEVKKRGGGGFAKLCSLSPKLQKLFGVSELARTEVVKRLWAYIRENNLQDPENRRNIKCDKALKDLFSVNSINMFQMNKVLSKHIWPLTPEAELTDAVNEQAEIEKLKAKDEDDEDGQDEEEEESNDPGKDEDGQDEEEEEKEEEKQKEEEEEDGDEEEEAAEKEDKKSSKKARSRKREKEVKKRVGGGFAKLCSLSPQLQKITGVPELARNEVVRKLWAYIRENSLQDPTNKRNIKCNEALRDLFGVNSINMFQMNKVLSGHIWPLTPESENEKLKAKDGKDKDSGSAGSNDLEKEEGGQDEHEEKKEEEEEDGDEEEEEEEKQVMKRSKKESRVTKVDKDVKKRGAGFSKLRCSDTDETKQKEKRQKKGTSSLHAPLPLSDALIKFIGTGENELSCDDVVKRMSEYIEENDLQDPSDKWRIVSDDKLKELFEVDSFHSFSVSKLLTSHFIKLKE encoded by the exons ATGGTGTCGGATTCCGAACTCGTGACCCGACTCCGCGAGATTCTCCAGAACACTGACCTCAACACGGCCACCTCCGGCAGTGTACGCCGGAAGCTGCAGGAAGATTTCGGCGTTGATTTATCGGATAAGAAAGCGTTTATTAGAGAACAAATTGATAGTTATCTCGAAACCCTAGACAATGACAATACTTCTAAAAATACTAATGAAGAAGAAGGTGAGAATATAGCAGAAGCCGGTGAAATGCAAAATGGAAACGGAAACGACGCCGTCAAAgcaaatgaagaagaagaagagagtgAGGGGCAAGAAAG GTCGAAAAAGAGCGAAAAAGAAGTAAAGAAAAGAGGAGGTGGTGGATTTGCAAAGCCATGTAGCCTCTCTCCGCAACTTCAAAAGGTTGTTGGTGTCTCCGAATTAGCTAGAACTCAG GTTGTGCAAAAACTTTGGGCCTATATCCGGGAGAATAATCTGCAGGACCCCACGGATAAGCGAAACATCAAATGTGACAAAGTATTGAAGGATCTTTTTCGCGTAAATACCATTAATATGTTCAAAATGAATAAAGTCCTCTCCAAGCATATTTGGCCGTTGACCCCAGAAGCCG AAAATGAGAAGCTGAAGGCAAAAGATGAAGATGATAGAGATTCTGGATCAGGGGGATCTAATGATCATGGAAAAGAAGAGGAAGAGCAAGATGAAGTGGAAGAGGAAAAAGAAGCGAAAGAGGAAGACGGAgatgaagaagaggaagaggaagcaGCAGAAATAGAGGATAAgcaaagaagaaagaaagaaag gtcaaaaaagaaagaaaaggaagtgAAGAAAAGAGGAGGTGGTGGATTTGCAAAGCTATGTAGCCTCTCTCCGAAGCTTCAAAAGCTTTTTGGTGTCTCTGAATTAGCTAGAACTGAG GTTGTGAAAAGACTTTGGGCCTATATCCGGGAGAACAATTTGCAGGACCCTGAGAATAGGCGAAACATCAAATGTGACAAAGCATTGAAGGATCTTTTTAGTGTAAATTCCATTAATATGTTCCAAATGAATAAAGTCCTCTCCAAGCATATTTGGCCGTTAACCCCAGAAGCTG AATTGACTGATGCCGTTAATGAGCAAGCAGAAATTGAGAAGCTGAAGGCaaaagatgaagatgatgagGATGGGCAAgatgaagaggaagaggaaTCTAATGACCCGGGAAAAGATGAGGATGGGCAAgatgaagaggaagaggaaaaagaagaggaaaagcaaaaagaagaggaagaggaagatGGAGATGAAGAAGAGGAAGCGGCAGAAAAAGAGGATAAGAAAAGTAGCAAGAAAGCTAG ATcaagaaagagagaaaaagaagtgAAGAAAAGAGTAGGAGGTGGATTTGCAAAGCTATGTAGCCTCTCTCCGCAGCTTCAAAAGATTACGGGTGTCCCTGAATTAGCTAGAAATGAG GTTGTGAGAAAACTTTGGGCCTATATCCGGGAGAACAGTTTGCAGGACCCCACGAATAAGCGGAACATCAAATGTAATGAAGCATTGCGAGATCTTTTTGGTGTAAATTCCATTAATATGTTCCAAATGAATAAAGTCCTCTCCGGGCATATTTGGCCGTTAACCCCAGAATCCG AAAATGAGAAGCTGAAAGCAAAAGATGGAAAGGATAAAGATTCTGGATCAGCAGGATCTAATGACCTGGAAAAGGAAGAGGGAGGGCAGGATGAACATgaagagaaaaaagaagaggaagaggaagacggagatgaagaagaggaagaggaagaaaAGCAGGTTATGAAAAGAAGCAAGAAAGAAAG TAGGGTTACTAAGGTGGACAAAGATGTTAAGAAAAGAGGCGCTGGCTTCTCTAAATTGCGCTGTTCAGATACAGATGAGACAAAGCAGAAGGAAAAACGGCAGAAGAAAGGAACTTCTAGTCTTCATGCTCCCCTTCCACTCTCAGATGctcttataaaatttataggCACTGGTGAAAATGAATTATCCTGTGATGATGTTGTGAAGAGAATGTCGGAATATATAGAAGAAAATGATCTGCAG GATCCATCTGACAAGTGGAGAATTGTATCTGATGATAAGCTAAAAGAGCTATTTGAGGTGGACTCATTCCATAGCTTTTCAGTCTCAAAGCTACTCACGTCTCACTTCATCAAGCTGAAAGAATGA
- the LOC126681121 gene encoding uncharacterized protein LOC126681121 isoform X3, giving the protein MVSDSELVTRLREILQNTDLNTATSGSVRRKLQEDFGVDLSDKKAFIREQIDSYLETLDNDNTSKNTNEEEGENIAEAGEMQNGNGNDAVKANEEEEESEGQERSKKSEKEVKKRGGGGFAKPCSLSPQLQKVVGVSELARTQVVQKLWAYIRENNLQDPTDKRNIKCDKVLKDLFRVNTINMFKMNKVLSKHIWPLTPEAENEKLKAKDEDDRDSGSGGSNDHGKEEEEQDEVEEEKEAKEEDGDEEEEEEAAEIEDKQRRKKERSKKKEKEVKKRGGGGFAKLCSLSPKLQKLFGVSELARTEVVKRLWAYIRENNLQDPENRRNIKCDKALKDLFSVNSINMFQMNKVLSKHIWPLTPEAEIEKLKAKDEDDEDGQDEEEEESNDPGKDEDGQDEEEEEKEEEKQKEEEEEDGDEEEEAAEKEDKKSSKKARSRKREKEVKKRVGGGFAKLCSLSPQLQKITGVPELARNEVVRKLWAYIRENSLQDPTNKRNIKCNEALRDLFGVNSINMFQMNKVLSGHIWPLTPESENEKLKAKDGKDKDSGSAGSNDLEKEEGGQDEHEEKKEEEEEDGDEEEEEEEKQVMKRSKKESRVTKVDKDVKKRGAGFSKLRCSDTDETKQKEKRQKKGTSSLHAPLPLSDALIKFIGTGENELSCDDVVKRMSEYIEENDLQDPSDKWRIVSDDKLKELFEVDSFHSFSVSKLLTSHFIKLKE; this is encoded by the exons ATGGTGTCGGATTCCGAACTCGTGACCCGACTCCGCGAGATTCTCCAGAACACTGACCTCAACACGGCCACCTCCGGCAGTGTACGCCGGAAGCTGCAGGAAGATTTCGGCGTTGATTTATCGGATAAGAAAGCGTTTATTAGAGAACAAATTGATAGTTATCTCGAAACCCTAGACAATGACAATACTTCTAAAAATACTAATGAAGAAGAAGGTGAGAATATAGCAGAAGCCGGTGAAATGCAAAATGGAAACGGAAACGACGCCGTCAAAgcaaatgaagaagaagaagagagtgAGGGGCAAGAAAG GTCGAAAAAGAGCGAAAAAGAAGTAAAGAAAAGAGGAGGTGGTGGATTTGCAAAGCCATGTAGCCTCTCTCCGCAACTTCAAAAGGTTGTTGGTGTCTCCGAATTAGCTAGAACTCAG GTTGTGCAAAAACTTTGGGCCTATATCCGGGAGAATAATCTGCAGGACCCCACGGATAAGCGAAACATCAAATGTGACAAAGTATTGAAGGATCTTTTTCGCGTAAATACCATTAATATGTTCAAAATGAATAAAGTCCTCTCCAAGCATATTTGGCCGTTGACCCCAGAAGCCG AAAATGAGAAGCTGAAGGCAAAAGATGAAGATGATAGAGATTCTGGATCAGGGGGATCTAATGATCATGGAAAAGAAGAGGAAGAGCAAGATGAAGTGGAAGAGGAAAAAGAAGCGAAAGAGGAAGACGGAgatgaagaagaggaagaggaagcaGCAGAAATAGAGGATAAgcaaagaagaaagaaagaaag gtcaaaaaagaaagaaaaggaagtgAAGAAAAGAGGAGGTGGTGGATTTGCAAAGCTATGTAGCCTCTCTCCGAAGCTTCAAAAGCTTTTTGGTGTCTCTGAATTAGCTAGAACTGAG GTTGTGAAAAGACTTTGGGCCTATATCCGGGAGAACAATTTGCAGGACCCTGAGAATAGGCGAAACATCAAATGTGACAAAGCATTGAAGGATCTTTTTAGTGTAAATTCCATTAATATGTTCCAAATGAATAAAGTCCTCTCCAAGCATATTTGGCCGTTAACCCCAGAAGCTG AAATTGAGAAGCTGAAGGCaaaagatgaagatgatgagGATGGGCAAgatgaagaggaagaggaaTCTAATGACCCGGGAAAAGATGAGGATGGGCAAgatgaagaggaagaggaaaaagaagaggaaaagcaaaaagaagaggaagaggaagatGGAGATGAAGAAGAGGAAGCGGCAGAAAAAGAGGATAAGAAAAGTAGCAAGAAAGCTAG ATcaagaaagagagaaaaagaagtgAAGAAAAGAGTAGGAGGTGGATTTGCAAAGCTATGTAGCCTCTCTCCGCAGCTTCAAAAGATTACGGGTGTCCCTGAATTAGCTAGAAATGAG GTTGTGAGAAAACTTTGGGCCTATATCCGGGAGAACAGTTTGCAGGACCCCACGAATAAGCGGAACATCAAATGTAATGAAGCATTGCGAGATCTTTTTGGTGTAAATTCCATTAATATGTTCCAAATGAATAAAGTCCTCTCCGGGCATATTTGGCCGTTAACCCCAGAATCCG AAAATGAGAAGCTGAAAGCAAAAGATGGAAAGGATAAAGATTCTGGATCAGCAGGATCTAATGACCTGGAAAAGGAAGAGGGAGGGCAGGATGAACATgaagagaaaaaagaagaggaagaggaagacggagatgaagaagaggaagaggaagaaaAGCAGGTTATGAAAAGAAGCAAGAAAGAAAG TAGGGTTACTAAGGTGGACAAAGATGTTAAGAAAAGAGGCGCTGGCTTCTCTAAATTGCGCTGTTCAGATACAGATGAGACAAAGCAGAAGGAAAAACGGCAGAAGAAAGGAACTTCTAGTCTTCATGCTCCCCTTCCACTCTCAGATGctcttataaaatttataggCACTGGTGAAAATGAATTATCCTGTGATGATGTTGTGAAGAGAATGTCGGAATATATAGAAGAAAATGATCTGCAG GATCCATCTGACAAGTGGAGAATTGTATCTGATGATAAGCTAAAAGAGCTATTTGAGGTGGACTCATTCCATAGCTTTTCAGTCTCAAAGCTACTCACGTCTCACTTCATCAAGCTGAAAGAATGA